The window ATGCTCCACAACACATTCGTCCCTGAGCTTCTTAGTGTCAGGGCAAGCACAGCAGATTTTCTTCTTTGGCTTTGACTCAGGTCCTGTCGTAGCATCTTTTGGTGCTTTTGTTAATCTTAATGTAGAAGTGAAGTCTTGTGTCTGTAATCCactcatgattccaagttcctgaATCATAACATATATGTGAACAAATCAAGATTAGTTACAAGTTACAAGTTACAATCACATCATGTAGATACATAATATGTTCATGATCAAAATTGTATTCATTTCCTAACGAAACAATATCAATTAACCAATCTTCTGTGAATCGTCAAGAACAAGCTGATGGAGTAATCAAGGAAAAAGTACCTAAAACCCTACAAAAACCCTAACGCATTGCGAAACAAATGATTACCAGATCACTAAAATGTATTGATCGATTCTATACATTTCTTAAACCCGGGAACCAATAACTTTGATTCCTTGTTTAACCCTAATCGGAATTTTTAGATTACGAAAGAACTGAACAGAAATCGAAAAATCCATTACGCGTACCTTTACGGAATCAGAGAATTGAAGGGATTATGGAGACAGGTGGGAAGAAGAGAGTTGTAAGAGGCGATCTGAGAGTCGTAATTTCAGAGCTGTATAACGTGTTGCGTTTATCCGCCGCGAAAGAAGAAAGTACGAATGAAATCACGTGCGGAGCACAACATTATAAATCGTACATCGTGTTCGTCGATATAAGTCTGCAACTTTGTAGTTTGTACTACCCGTCAAGGGATTAATTAAAAGATAGTCAATATCTTTCATCCTTCGTTATTTTAAGAAATTTAAGTGGGTGTTTGGGATAGCTTTTGATTattagtttttttgttttttaaaaaatgttaatcagctaaaaaaaataaatatttgattatttaaaaaatgttttttataatagTTTTTTGGAtggaaaaaaataaaactttcaaAAAGTTGAAAAATCATAGCTTTTTAACCATTTTATTCCTGAAAAAACAGTTTTTCGCatccaaacatttttttaaaaccagtttttaatgataattaattgtatttttatattgaaaattctataaaatcatatttaattaataatttattgaaaataattattattaataatgattttttctataaaaattttattatttttgtaagCATGCTTTACACGTGTTATAACCTAGTTAATCATTAAATAGATCaagaataaataaagaaaattttgaaaaataatatatttttttaaattaaagtttgttctattttttttttaaaaaaattgttattttaaattgatttttttattttattttggtatCTTTTATTATCATTtagattattattattgttactaTAGTTATAAATTTTATCACTTGGACTAGACATCCACAATTCTTGAACCAAAAACTTTGGGGTGTTCAATAGATATATTATCCAACAACCGTTTCATAAATTTTTTAATGTAATGtaatttttttgagaattttttttttttatattataaattttgttCAATGCAAGGTCTTCTCTAAAAACAATTCGTGCAATCTTTGAGTTTTTTGTTTTGTCTTTGACAACGCTATCTCTTATTGAATAGTGTTACGCATTGTTCTcgagtttattttttatttttttaatccaaTAAACGAAAGGGAAAGAAAATATTGACAGGAATAAAGGAGGGACAAATTTTTCTTATTCCATGTTCCTGAATTCGaaggaaatgaaaaaaaaatgaaagaaaaattttaagtttttatgtTCGTGAGTTATGAAGATCTATACATCTTTTACGTTAGGTGTTTTGGTTACAAAAAATGGTATGTTGTGCTGTAAATATTAATCTTACATACCAATGACCTTAGCAGTGGCGGAGCTAGATGGGGCGTTAGGGGTACAGCTACATCcccaaaataaaatttatatatattaaacattacATATTAATTTTCTATATGTAAGCACGCTAAACTATCTTGCACCCCCATCTCGAAACATTAAACCTTATTGTTTACCATTTTTTCAAGAATAAAAGGGGTTGTTGCCGAGAGTCTAGAGACAACAGTGAGATCGATATTTCATCATCAATTCAAtaatttttgttaaaaataaacATTCCAAGAGGCTTCATGCTTTCACTCATGGTTTGATGGGTTCGAATGCTattttaaatttcgattatgctTGTACCCCCGTATTAAAACTCCTAGTTCCGCCATTAGACCTTGGAATGTCTGCTTTTATCCTAAATCGTTTGTATGTGtgttaaaatcataagttttcTAGGTTTTTTCTATTATTATCCTTGTGACGTGTTATTATAAGTTTATAGTTTTTCATGAAATAAATTTCGCAGCAAAAACCTTAAATCTACAATTCTTTTACATTTTTTACCATAAGTAAGTTTTTTCTCCATATTATatgtattaatatataaatactaTTTAGTAAAACAtcttattatgtttttttaaatggtatttctttgtatatgtattttactatttatatgtttaaaacatttttatacttcaaGAACAGGTAAGAAAATATTCCTAATTCTAAAAAaacatgaaatatgtatttttaaaatGGTGAAAACTAATTTtcttaaaaactcatttttacgtttttagtttttagaagtataaatatatatttatatattttttatgtttttagaaatataaatacatattttatgTCCCTAGaagtataaatatgtttttagaagtgtaaatatatatttatattttttagaaatataaacatatttgtaaaaatataaatacatattttaagTTTTAAAGAAAAGATAAATGCGTTTTTTTAGAAGCAGGAAGAGTATAAATACATATCTAtacttttaaaaacatatttatatttttaaagaagtaaaaatatattttttgcttcttaaaaacataaaaacaagtatTTATATTTCTAAAGaactaaaaatacatatttatacttcTAAACGTTGTCTTTATGCTTCTAAAAACGTAAAAATGTGTAAAAGtatatttatatttctaaaaacataaaaaatatttttaagaatgttaaaaaaaaattatcattttataaaaaacataaatacgtattttttattttgttttaaaccatataaataaacaaaaaaacatatataaaaataacatttaaatacAGGTGCAGCCGTCCAGATGTGGATCTAGACGTTTTAAGTTGGGCGTGTGTCAAGGGAGAGGGAGTGGGCGGTGTTGCTGACTTAGCTATCCGTCGCCCCTAACGGTAAGGTATGTCTTTCATCGATTTAAGCCCTGGATTTGTTGTATATATTTCATCGATTTATgctttttattgatgatttttacTTGATTGTTGAAAACAAAGTCTCTGTTTGATTTGAAAAACGCATCAATGTGTATCCAATTATCCATCCGGATTAAATCAAATCGATATTACCTCTAGACGCGAGGCAACTAAAATTTCCCTTTTTTTCCTATTAGCGTTTCAATTTTCGCATTTAGCTTCATATAATTTGTCAACTGAACAAGTTTGTCTTTGATAGTTTTCGATGCAACccaagtgtttgataaaatgcttgAGTGAAATCTTGGAACATGCAACTGTATTCACCTTTGACCAAGGTCTGATCTTCATCTTCTTGTTGCAGATTATTTTCTGGTTTTCTTGATTACAATGGCTGCATCTGCAGAAACCTTGAAATGTGAGCATCATAAAACAGCAGAAGATGATGACTGGACAATTGTTTTGCGAAAACGCACCAATCCCAAACGAAAATTTCCAAAACTTAAACCCTCAAAACAACAACAAGAGCAACAACAAACACAGTGGGCCCCAACAGACATCGAAACAACTCTAGAAAAAGAACTCCACTTGATGAACAAGATGAAAATCTCAattgaaaaacttgaaaaatccCAATTCTTCAATGCTTTTCTCGATCAAATCCACACCCCCGAAGCATCTCAACATTTTCTAAAACTTACACAATCACAATCCAAAGTAAAAATGGTGATATATGGAATTGGAAGCATCGAATCATTTGAATCACCTCGATTGCAACTTAGTCTTGCAATTTTGATGAAAAGAAAACTTGATTGGATTGGAGAAATGGAAGTTTTTGATCCGATTATTTCTTTGACCGAGTCAAAGGTCATGGTGGAGCTCGGTTGTCGTGTTCTTTTGGTCAATGAACATGGTAGGAGAGAAGCGGTTGACCCGATTTTATTTTTCATGCCACATTGTGAAGTTGAGttatatgataatttactgaaaacCAATTGGAGACATGATTTGTTAAACAAAATCATATTACTTGGAAACAGTTTTGAGAAATATGAGCATCATCGATTGGTGTCTAAGAACCAAGCTTTAGATGAATCAAGGAAACATTTACTTGCAATACAAGAATTCACTAAAGAGTTTGAGATTAAAACTCTCTCAGATGATTATTTTCGAGCCTTTCATGGTTCGAGTTGGCATTTTTTTAGTGTTGATTGTGACACAGATTTGCAATTAACATGTTGAAACTTCTTATTATGATTAAAGATTGGATTGTGAGATTATGTTTGAACATTTGGATGTGATTGGACAAACTTTCTAGTGTTGTTTTTGATGATAATGATGAAGAGAGCATTTTAAAagatctattttttttttgtccCATTGATATTAGTTACAAGTTACAGACTTACAGATTCAATCTAATCCATGCTAAACATAGTACATGAACAACACCATTTAGGTTTATGGCCTTTCAGTTGTTGCATACTCTCCTCTGTATGagttcattattattattattattagagttTCCATGGTAACAAATTTGTGTCAGGCTAGAAAAAAACATAAACCAGTGGGAtttgatgaaaaaaaaaataatgtataaaattgagattcaaaataaaataaaataaaataaaataaaaataaataaataaataaataaatttaaagaataaaactattatagaaaaaaaaaatcgtgCAACGGAAAATGGGGAAGTGAAGCAAGCATCTACCTTGCACTTTTGTTTGTTTTAGGCCTTTTATCAAGTTACATGTTTGGATCAAATcaatatactttttttttaacagaaaaaCACATATATTATAGAAAACCAGCTGGGAAAGAACACACGGAAAATGCATACCACCAAGACACCAAGACTTTTAGAAGAATGAAAAATAAAACCACCCCACCCCCACCCCATGATCTTACTTTCAAGGATCGGGTTACAACACCACTCTAACCAACTAAGTTTTCTACTTTTTTTGTCTAGAATTGATCAAAAGATAGGATAAGATTTGGACTTTATTTGCAAGACTTGAAGATGAGATGAGTTTAATAGAGCGAGCTAACTTGTTCATGAATTTCCAGATGACCCAAATAAAAACCAAAGTTATAGCTTCTCCGATCAATCCTAGGTCTTTGTTAGATGTCAAACTATTCTTGCAATGTAATAGTTATGAGAACGACTAGAAACCAAATGGAAATGAGTGCCACCATAGTCCAATATTTCCCCAAACTTCACATGAAATTGGACAAAAGGTGAATAAATGGTCTTCTTATTCTGGTTATCGGTTGCAGAGGGTGCACAAAATATTGGTACCAATTCCCAAATTGCTAAGGTTTTCTTTTGTTGGCAACCTACCATGACATACTCTCCATGCTAGGATGTTTAGTTTTCTAGGCACTGGGTAGTTCCATTTCAACAAATGTTTGTCTTTGGGAGAAGCAAGTCGTCAATGTGGTTTCTCAATGAAGTTATTGTGAATATTCTTGATGGCTCAAGCTTCCATAACCTCCTATCATTTTGATTTGAGCGGGGATTTATGAAGGAGTTTTGAAAATTTAAGTTTTGTTTGATAATGCGGGGTGCAAATTCAATGGTACCCCAGCAAAAACCTTTTCTCTTGGCATTTGAAGGAGCATTGAAACCCCCATCATTACCGTATAAGGCTGTTATGACATCTTTCCACATCTCTTTTTTATTTGATTTGAAACGCCACTACCACTTTCCTAAGAGCGCAAGATTTTGAGCTTTCAAGCTTCCGATACTGAGGCCTCCGTCCTTAACTTTGGAGAGAACTTTCTCTGAGGCTATCCATGACATTTTGTTTTTGTCCGCTGACCCGCCCCAAAAGAAACGCCTTTTGTGGTTTTCTACGGTGATGATTATCATTACAAGAGCCTAATATAGTGAGAATAAGTATGTTCCAAGACCATCGAGCACTTATATACATAATTTTATGTAACATTCGTAATTTGGTATGTTTCCCTTTTAGCCATTAATGCAAATTTTTTACCTTTTTGGTCCCtagctagtacgcggggcgtccTAGCTCTTTTTTGGACGTGAGATTCACCTATGTACGCGGGGGGTACGTGGTgtagggaaaaaccctaatttttggggtttgcaccctatttaagcaacttaaACCACCTTGGGACATTCTATTGATCAACCTCCATCACCCTATACCCTAAAAACGAAACCCTAAGTGCCTTTTGTGAGTTTGAGCTTAAAAGTGAGATTTGGTGGTGTTTTAGTGAAAAAAGAAGAAGACGAACACTTGGTGGTTGCTTGGGACTAGCttgggcttgtagatccagggtCATCTTCATCTTAGCAagtcatttgaggtaaaaagctcccaTCTTGATGATTCTATGTGCTATATCTAACTTAGGGTGTCATTTatgcatttttgggtcttttgagctaaagttgagcttttgatctactctCGAAGTCATAGATGTTAGATCTTAGCCCCATTAAGGTCCCTTGTCCTTAAAAATGTAATCTTTATGAGAGATATTGGCCCATGCAAGTGTTAAGAGTCTTATTAAGCTTCTTTTTTTGAgtgttgggtcccattaagtcatgcatgggtgtaaagttgccaactttacatatTAAGACACCATTTAGGATCAGATATGGAAGTTTGGCTTATTGGCTTAATCGATTAAGTTCTTTTTGAGTTGGGTTAGTAATCGGGGGAGTACGCTGGGAGTACCTAGCTGGTACGCTATGCGTACTGGCCCCGgaaggagtacgctaagcgtacgagctgagtacgcccatGCGTACTCAGCAGATTGACTTTCGGTTTGACTTCCTCAGGTTTGGGTCATATTTTGGGCTTTTAGGATTTGGGCCTTGTTAGGCCAGTGGACTTCTGATTTTGGGCCATGGACATACAATGGGCTTTCTTGGGATTAGGTCCATGATGatttttgggcctaatttggaagttGGGCCTTAGTAGGCCTTGTGATGTCATTTAGGAATTTAGGCCTTTAAGCAAAttggttgggccttggttttaaGCCAAGTAAGAAAAATGGTAAAAGGGTCTTTTACCTTGGATATTGGAAAAGTATATTAGATTCTTGATTATGAGtcgagatccaattattaattggatattattttatgatgttaGCGCAGAGATTTTCCGGACCAACAAACCGAGATTTATTTGAGAGATTCAACAGctagaggtgagttttctcactgtgtttagcgggtcgaaggcaccaatgccggctcaTGGTTTATgatgattaggatgctagttgtctgtgtgactatttcatgtatgatatgatgggttttgatcaaaagaacattcctatgtgcacatgcaaaaccctaaagctttggatttaggtttctctattgtacatgcaaatttatccaaagctttcaaaccctagatctagcatacaaaatctaAAATtaaca of the Lactuca sativa cultivar Salinas chromosome 6, Lsat_Salinas_v11, whole genome shotgun sequence genome contains:
- the LOC111899374 gene encoding cytochrome c oxidase copper chaperone 2, producing MSGLQTQDFTSTLRLTKAPKDATTGPESKPKKKICCACPDTKKLRDECVVEHGESACSKWIEAHRLCLRSEGFNV
- the LOC111899357 gene encoding protein SENSITIVITY TO RED LIGHT REDUCED 1 yields the protein MAASAETLKCEHHKTAEDDDWTIVLRKRTNPKRKFPKLKPSKQQQEQQQTQWAPTDIETTLEKELHLMNKMKISIEKLEKSQFFNAFLDQIHTPEASQHFLKLTQSQSKVKMVIYGIGSIESFESPRLQLSLAILMKRKLDWIGEMEVFDPIISLTESKVMVELGCRVLLVNEHGRREAVDPILFFMPHCEVELYDNLLKTNWRHDLLNKIILLGNSFEKYEHHRLVSKNQALDESRKHLLAIQEFTKEFEIKTLSDDYFRAFHGSSWHFFSVDCDTDLQLTC